From a region of the Candidatus Blochmanniella camponoti genome:
- the serC gene encoding 3-phosphoserine/phosphohydroxythreonine transaminase has protein sequence MNKVFNFSAGPAMLPKQVLRQFKEELYSWNNMGISVIEISHRSKEFVQLMQEAKQDMRDLLDIPENYEVLFCHGGARAQFSAIPMNLLKTSSERVDYVKTGYWAYSAAIEAKKYCDPRIINVVGKKNGLYNIQPISKWDVSENSLYIHYCPNETIDGIAVYETPNFSDKIVVADCSSTLFSSPLKINRFGIIYATAQKNIGISGLTVIIIRKDLLKEPYRVVPSILNYKILADNFSMFNTPVTMSWYVASLMFKWLKTQGGLQEINKRNQEKSALLYDAIDSSNFYYNNISLSNRSYMNIAFFLKNNKLNDLFLKESISFGLYGLKGHKVVGGMRASLYNAMTLEGVKQLIRFMKLFSEKYR, from the coding sequence ATGAATAAAGTATTCAATTTTAGCGCGGGTCCGGCAATGTTGCCAAAACAAGTTTTAAGGCAATTTAAAGAAGAGTTATATAGTTGGAATAATATGGGCATATCCGTCATAGAGATAAGTCATCGTAGTAAAGAATTTGTGCAATTAATGCAAGAAGCGAAACAAGATATGCGCGATCTTCTCGATATTCCAGAAAATTATGAAGTTTTATTTTGTCATGGTGGAGCTCGTGCACAATTTTCTGCGATTCCTATGAATTTATTAAAAACATCTTCAGAAAGAGTTGATTATGTAAAAACTGGGTATTGGGCATACAGTGCAGCAATAGAAGCAAAAAAATATTGTGATCCACGTATAATTAATGTGGTCGGCAAAAAAAATGGATTATATAATATTCAACCTATATCTAAATGGGATGTTTCTGAAAATAGTCTGTATATTCATTATTGTCCTAATGAAACTATTGATGGAATAGCTGTATATGAAACCCCAAATTTTTCTGATAAAATAGTGGTAGCAGATTGTTCTTCAACTTTATTTTCGAGTCCATTGAAAATAAACCGTTTTGGTATAATTTATGCTACGGCTCAAAAAAACATTGGAATATCTGGTTTGACTGTAATAATTATCAGAAAAGATTTATTGAAAGAACCTTACCGAGTAGTCCCGTCTATTTTAAATTATAAAATTTTAGCTGATAATTTCTCAATGTTTAATACGCCTGTTACCATGTCCTGGTACGTTGCTAGTTTAATGTTTAAATGGTTAAAAACACAAGGAGGCTTGCAGGAAATTAATAAACGTAATCAAGAAAAATCAGCTCTTTTATATGATGCTATTGATTCTAGTAATTTCTATTATAATAATATTAGTCTATCTAATCGTTCATATATGAATATCGCCTTTTTTTTAAAAAACAATAAATTAAATGATCTTTTTTTAAAAGAATCAATATCTTTCGGATTGTATGGTTTGAAAGGACATAAAGTAGTGGGGGGTATGCGGGCATCTTTATATAATGCTATGACATTAGAAGGTGTAAAACAATTAATTAGATTTATGAAATTATTTTCTGAAAAATATCGCTAA
- the serS gene encoding serine--tRNA ligase, producing the protein MIDPNLLRSNLDLVAKKLARRKFILNINKFRQQESLRKILQKKTESLQTERKAKAKIIGIAKSRGENVEFLCQEAYILGKKLTSLKLENKALKNRIKQFELSLPNIPDDQVPYGFRDQDNLEIMRWGKPGQYNFPIRDHVALGALNNDLDFVNATKLTGTRFIVMKGQIAHLHRALSQFMIDLHVKRHGYEEYYLPYLVNQESLYGAGQLPKFYEDLFHIQHLQSGTNPYALIPTAEVPLINLVRDVILDEEELPIKMVAHTPCFRYEAGSYGHHTRGLIRMHQFDKVEMVQVVHPDKSMQILEEITGHAEQVLQLLKLPYRKILLCTGNIGFSSCKTYDLEVWLPAHNAYCEVSSCSNVGDFQARRIRARYKGRMHRKTRLLHTLNASGVAIGRALAAVLENYQLEDGRVAIPSVLYPYMSDITHIN; encoded by the coding sequence ATGATTGATCCCAATTTGTTGCGCAGTAATCTTGATTTGGTTGCTAAAAAGCTTGCTCGCAGAAAGTTTATACTAAATATTAATAAATTTCGTCAGCAAGAGAGTTTGCGAAAAATTTTACAAAAGAAAACCGAAAGTTTACAGACCGAACGTAAAGCTAAGGCTAAAATTATAGGAATAGCTAAGTCTCGTGGAGAAAATGTAGAATTTTTATGTCAAGAAGCATATATTTTAGGAAAAAAATTAACTTCTCTTAAACTTGAAAATAAAGCATTAAAAAACAGGATTAAACAATTTGAGTTATCTTTACCGAATATTCCAGATGATCAAGTGCCTTATGGATTTAGAGATCAAGATAATTTAGAAATTATGCGTTGGGGTAAGCCGGGTCAATATAATTTCCCAATACGGGATCATGTAGCGTTGGGCGCATTAAATAATGATTTAGATTTTGTTAATGCAACAAAATTGACTGGAACACGTTTTATCGTAATGAAAGGACAAATAGCACATTTGCATCGCGCTTTGTCTCAATTTATGATAGATTTGCATGTTAAGCGTCATGGATACGAAGAGTATTATCTACCATATTTAGTAAATCAAGAATCTTTATATGGTGCAGGTCAATTACCAAAATTTTATGAAGACTTGTTTCATATTCAACACTTACAATCTGGAACCAATCCATACGCATTAATACCTACTGCTGAAGTGCCTCTAATAAATTTAGTTCGTGATGTAATTCTTGATGAAGAAGAATTACCCATTAAGATGGTTGCTCATACTCCATGTTTCCGTTATGAAGCAGGATCATATGGCCATCATACTCGTGGATTAATTAGGATGCATCAATTTGATAAAGTTGAAATGGTTCAAGTAGTACATCCAGATAAATCTATGCAGATATTAGAAGAAATAACTGGTCATGCGGAGCAAGTATTGCAATTACTTAAATTACCTTACAGGAAAATATTATTATGCACAGGAAATATTGGATTTTCTTCTTGCAAAACGTATGATTTGGAAGTATGGCTTCCAGCACATAATGCTTATTGTGAGGTTTCTTCTTGTTCAAACGTTGGAGATTTTCAAGCGCGTCGTATAAGAGCGCGATATAAAGGAAGAATGCATAGAAAAACAAGATTATTGCATACTTTAAATGCTTCTGGAGTAGCAATAGGTCGAGCATTGGCAGCGGTGCTTGAAAATTATCAATTAGAAGATGGACGCGTGGCGATTCCTTCGGTGCTATATCCTTATATGAGTGATATAACACATATTAATTGA
- the lolA gene encoding outer membrane lipoprotein chaperone LolA, translating into MTKQIIYAVFLSVIIAITVVADDTSVFVLQNRLKKINNFYVHFIQKVINSDNNVVLEYRGELWIKRPNLFNWHMISPEENFLISDGKTLWFYIPSIKQVTAYWLRNFSDNIFFMLFSGNNIYEWNEYTVSQQGDFFYLIPISNNFNLKECRIKITDRGTIEKFSIFEEKGQHVDYYLLDQNNNDIDISKFYFAPSKDIQLDDQRK; encoded by the coding sequence ATGACGAAACAGATAATATATGCTGTTTTTTTAAGCGTTATTATAGCTATTACAGTAGTAGCTGATGATACATCTGTTTTTGTCTTACAAAACCGCCTTAAAAAAATAAATAATTTTTACGTGCATTTTATTCAGAAAGTTATTAATTCTGATAACAATGTGGTGTTAGAATATCGTGGAGAATTATGGATAAAACGTCCTAATTTATTTAATTGGCATATGATATCCCCTGAAGAAAATTTTTTAATATCTGATGGGAAAACACTTTGGTTTTATATTCCTTCTATCAAACAAGTTACTGCGTATTGGTTGCGAAACTTTTCTGATAATATTTTTTTTATGTTGTTTTCTGGTAATAATATATATGAATGGAATGAATATACTGTATCCCAACAAGGGGATTTTTTTTATTTAATACCGATAAGTAATAATTTTAATTTAAAAGAATGTAGAATTAAAATCACTGATCGGGGTACAATCGAGAAATTTAGTATTTTCGAAGAAAAAGGACAACATGTAGATTACTATTTATTAGATCAAAATAATAATGACATTGATATAAGTAAGTTTTATTTCGCTCCTTCTAAGGACATTCAACTAGACGATCAAAGAAAATAA
- a CDS encoding DNA translocase FtsK yields the protein MINVILIGVSITLLYLIISLISFNPADPGWLQTTWDGSIHNVGGMLGAKISDFLFFIFGIPVYVIPLFLFFYLWKICVQGMRITVFIFIFKLIGILILLFACCGLAHITIDNFFYFSSGGIVGSISYDIISSYEKMTHHVSIILFFFIGIIDITVFFNKFFGMILKTIKNHLFNYLRYLSALFFCKKKYRYQFIHQKSCAKRLMYPLVFSTQDPNFLKNLKNDLLNIQIIPDVSKNISRSTKQFNPILKNNFFKMKCISAIKIFSQGYNYYQKKYVTNVVSKGKNCSVKNNKFDQTICSSNNNIHCVDKREQKHNVSLIQDLNVIRTDRNNIDQKIPMFVKKNIKQHVPLLKYKKVPTGHPIPCYNNRAATFPNIDLLTTSSSEKTTIDFLELKKISQFLESKLLEYHIVANVANIVPGPVITRFELNLSPGIKSSRISNLSRDLARVLYTNSVKVVDVIPGTPYVGLEIPNKQRRTVYLGDIIGSDQFRNINTPLALVLGKDISGQPLIIDLKSLPHLLVAGTTGSGKSVGINAMIISLLYKATPEEVRFIMIDPKILELSIYSGIPHLLKQIITNTQEVYEVLQWCVKEMERRYKLMAMLSVRNLENYNSYITQCYSKKYATNNIISKYVNNDTAFCSNTLDKLPYIVIIVDEFSDLMMTTTKKVEELVIRLTQKARAAGIHVILATQRPSVNVITGVIKANIPARIAFTVSSKIDSRTILDQSGAESLLGMGDMLYLGPHSSISTRVHGAFIEDREIRAVVNFWKNQTISS from the coding sequence GTGATTAATGTTATATTGATTGGTGTAAGTATAACTTTATTATATTTAATTATCTCATTAATTAGTTTTAATCCTGCAGATCCTGGCTGGTTACAGACTACGTGGGATGGATCTATTCATAATGTTGGAGGTATGTTAGGAGCGAAAATTTCTGATTTCTTATTTTTTATTTTTGGTATTCCAGTGTATGTAATTCCTTTATTTCTGTTTTTTTATCTTTGGAAAATTTGTGTGCAGGGTATGCGTATTACTGTTTTTATTTTTATATTTAAATTAATAGGCATATTGATATTATTATTCGCGTGTTGTGGATTAGCTCATATAACAATCGATAATTTTTTTTATTTTTCTTCTGGCGGCATAGTAGGAAGCATATCGTATGATATTATTTCATCTTATGAAAAAATGACTCATCATGTCAGCATAATTTTATTTTTTTTCATTGGAATTATTGATATTACAGTGTTTTTTAATAAATTTTTTGGGATGATTTTAAAAACTATTAAGAATCACTTATTTAATTATTTACGCTATTTAAGTGCATTATTTTTTTGTAAGAAAAAATATCGATATCAATTTATTCATCAAAAATCGTGTGCTAAACGACTTATGTATCCATTGGTTTTTTCTACACAGGATCCTAATTTTTTAAAAAATTTAAAAAATGATTTATTAAACATACAAATCATCCCTGATGTATCTAAAAACATTAGCAGATCTACTAAGCAATTTAATCCTATTTTAAAAAATAATTTTTTTAAAATGAAATGCATTTCAGCGATTAAGATATTTAGTCAAGGTTACAATTATTATCAAAAAAAATATGTGACTAACGTTGTTTCTAAAGGCAAAAATTGTTCTGTAAAAAATAATAAATTTGACCAAACAATTTGTAGTAGTAATAACAATATACATTGTGTTGACAAAAGAGAACAAAAACATAATGTATCATTGATACAAGATTTAAATGTAATACGTACTGATAGAAATAATATTGATCAAAAAATTCCCATGTTTGTTAAAAAAAACATAAAACAACATGTACCTTTGTTAAAATATAAAAAAGTCCCCACGGGACATCCTATTCCATGTTATAACAATCGCGCTGCTACTTTTCCAAATATAGACTTATTGACTACATCTTCTTCAGAAAAAACAACGATAGACTTCTTGGAATTAAAAAAAATTTCTCAATTTCTAGAATCGAAACTACTAGAATATCACATTGTAGCAAATGTGGCTAATATTGTTCCTGGACCGGTAATTACTCGATTTGAGTTGAATTTGTCACCGGGTATAAAATCGTCAAGAATTTCTAATTTATCACGCGATTTAGCTCGTGTTTTATACACAAATTCTGTTAAAGTGGTAGATGTAATTCCGGGCACTCCATATGTTGGATTAGAAATTCCTAATAAACAGCGAAGAACAGTATATTTAGGAGATATAATTGGTTCAGATCAGTTTAGGAATATCAATACTCCATTAGCGTTGGTCTTGGGAAAGGATATATCTGGACAGCCGTTAATTATAGATCTTAAATCTCTACCTCATTTATTAGTTGCTGGCACTACTGGATCAGGTAAATCTGTGGGGATTAATGCTATGATTATTAGTCTTTTATATAAGGCTACACCAGAAGAAGTGCGTTTTATTATGATTGATCCTAAAATTTTAGAATTATCAATATATTCAGGTATTCCTCATCTTTTAAAACAAATTATTACCAATACCCAAGAAGTTTATGAAGTATTACAATGGTGTGTAAAGGAAATGGAGCGTCGTTATAAATTGATGGCTATGCTTAGTGTTCGAAATTTAGAAAATTATAACAGCTATATAACACAATGTTATTCTAAAAAATATGCAACAAATAATATTATCAGCAAATACGTGAATAATGATACTGCATTTTGTTCTAATACATTAGATAAATTACCGTATATTGTAATTATTGTAGATGAATTTTCAGATTTGATGATGACTACAACAAAAAAAGTGGAAGAATTAGTTATTCGTTTAACACAAAAGGCTCGAGCTGCTGGAATTCATGTAATATTAGCAACTCAAAGACCGTCAGTGAATGTAATTACTGGAGTAATTAAAGCAAATATTCCAGCTCGTATAGCTTTTACTGTATCAAGTAAAATAGATTCTCGTACTATTCTTGATCAATCCGGAGCAGAATCCTTATTAGGTATGGGCGATATGTTATATTTAGGACCTCACTCTTCCATATCTACTCGGGTACATGGAGCCTTCATAGAAGATCGAGAAATACGTGCAGTAGTTAATTTTTGGAAAAATCAAACGATTAGTTCATGA
- the trxB gene encoding thioredoxin-disulfide reductase, which yields MIIKKHCKLLILGAGPAGYTAAIYAARANLNPVLVTGLEIGGQLNTTTDIENWPGDPKNLTGPMLMNRMNTHAACLHTEIISDHIFKVNFKQYPFCLYGNTHEYTCDALIISTGGYARSLGIPSEEKYKGKGVSSCATCDGFFFNKQIVAVIGGGNTAIEESLYLSNIASKVHLIHRRSTFSAEKILINRLMNKVHNGNVILHTNHIVKEILGNGTDVTGLCMTDLREHKEHIINLQGIFIAIGYNPNTSIFNDQLVLNNGYICVHSGMNGNATATSIPGIFAAGDVMDHSYRQAITAAGSGCMAAIDAERYLSTIM from the coding sequence ATGATAATAAAAAAACATTGCAAACTACTCATATTAGGAGCAGGACCTGCCGGATATACCGCAGCTATTTATGCTGCACGAGCTAATTTAAATCCTGTATTAGTCACTGGATTAGAAATAGGAGGTCAATTAAATACTACTACAGATATAGAAAATTGGCCTGGAGATCCAAAAAATCTCACTGGACCTATGTTAATGAATCGTATGAATACGCACGCCGCTTGTTTACACACAGAAATTATCTCTGATCACATATTTAAAGTAAATTTTAAACAATACCCTTTTTGTTTATACGGTAATACACATGAATATACATGTGACGCTTTAATCATAAGTACAGGAGGATATGCTCGCAGTCTTGGTATACCTTCTGAAGAAAAATATAAAGGAAAGGGAGTATCTTCGTGTGCTACTTGTGATGGATTTTTTTTTAATAAACAAATTGTTGCAGTTATTGGAGGCGGTAATACAGCAATAGAAGAAAGTTTATATTTATCTAATATTGCTTCTAAGGTTCATCTAATTCACCGTCGTTCTACATTTAGCGCAGAAAAAATATTAATTAATAGACTCATGAATAAAGTACACAACGGTAATGTTATTTTGCATACTAATCATATTGTTAAAGAAATATTAGGTAATGGTACAGATGTGACCGGTTTATGTATGACAGACCTAAGAGAACATAAGGAACACATAATAAATCTTCAAGGTATATTTATTGCCATTGGATATAATCCAAACACTTCCATATTTAATGACCAACTCGTACTAAACAATGGATATATTTGTGTACATTCCGGCATGAATGGCAACGCAACAGCCACCTCTATTCCAGGTATATTTGCGGCAGGAGACGTTATGGATCACAGCTATCGTCAAGCAATTACTGCAGCTGGATCAGGTTGTATGGCTGCAATAGACGCTGAACGTTATTTATCTACTATTATGTAG
- the infA gene encoding translation initiation factor IF-1, which yields MTKEDSFEMHGTVLDTLPNTMFRVKLENGHVIVAHISGKIRKNYIRILTGDKVTVELTPYDLSKGRIIFRSR from the coding sequence ATGACAAAAGAAGACAGTTTCGAAATGCACGGTACAGTATTAGATACCTTGCCTAATACGATGTTCCGTGTAAAGTTAGAAAACGGACACGTCATTGTAGCACATATTTCTGGAAAAATAAGAAAAAACTACATTCGAATATTAACAGGAGACAAAGTCACCGTTGAACTGACACCATACGATTTAAGTAAAGGAAGGATTATTTTCCGTAGCCGATAA
- a CDS encoding TonB-dependent copper receptor translates to MLIIFTVNNSQANSNDVSVSSKPKDTSISIFSGVQKLPILFQGKMHDDVITVISSKNSPLIFSDSPATTLQSLYVIDVSDYLKSIAGFSAIRNGGVNNEPVFRGMFGSRIRILMDNGEILGACFSHMDPVSAYIFPETFDILNIIKGPQTVLWGPVTSAGTLQFERYHPRFDKSKIQLRSNVTIGANNKIDKNIDSVMGSKYGYIRLIGNISRSDDYHDGNKDQVHSAWYKWNADAILSFNLSSDTYLEVSLGQGNGTANYAARSMDGLCFARESYGMKIEALDISKILDKIELQAWHNYVNHIMADTVSRNTELSTEKCCGFSGNINNNVDRLIWGARGIAVSQWDNIKCHSGADVQINTHREHMESNSNWKTDIVSRDTGIFTELIVDSLSNRRFVGGTRLEYSVINFNNCSKYKRHGIVYPAGFIRYEDNINPLLSYYIGVGTSFRLPDYWELFYTKSGENINIDDILKLKPEKTVQIDIGACFQHLQINGWISSYAGYVKDFIVCDYRNDDTIQDSISYAENIHAKICGTEVGLNYQFNEHWHTATNISWVWGMNIDDGCTLFRTPPLEGRVTCQWIRGSYSIAAKWRLALAQSVNSSLMSPGSFVSRNMLPHTGVNCNTSGFGILSMNFAWKSSQFYKFSIGVDNLLNHNYREYLNSCVHKRLGYPSGTLIYEPGRTWWIRLGMEL, encoded by the coding sequence GTGTTAATCATATTTACTGTTAATAATTCTCAAGCTAATTCAAATGATGTATCTGTTAGTAGTAAACCTAAAGATACTTCGATATCAATATTTAGTGGCGTACAAAAACTACCTATATTATTCCAAGGAAAAATGCATGATGACGTCATAACTGTTATTTCGTCAAAAAATTCCCCATTGATTTTTAGTGATTCTCCTGCAACGACTTTGCAGTCGTTGTATGTAATTGATGTTTCTGATTATTTAAAAAGTATTGCTGGATTTTCTGCTATTCGTAATGGAGGAGTAAATAACGAACCAGTGTTTAGGGGAATGTTTGGATCTCGAATACGTATTTTGATGGATAACGGAGAAATACTTGGTGCTTGTTTTTCTCATATGGATCCTGTTAGTGCTTATATTTTTCCCGAGACTTTTGATATTTTAAATATCATTAAAGGCCCTCAAACAGTACTATGGGGTCCTGTAACATCTGCGGGTACGTTGCAATTTGAACGATATCATCCTAGATTTGATAAATCAAAAATTCAATTGCGTAGTAATGTAACAATCGGTGCAAATAATAAAATAGATAAAAATATAGATAGTGTTATGGGGAGTAAATACGGCTATATTAGATTAATAGGCAATATTTCTCGTTCAGACGACTATCATGATGGCAATAAAGACCAGGTACATTCTGCGTGGTATAAATGGAACGCTGATGCGATTTTGTCATTTAATTTGAGTTCAGATACATATCTAGAAGTCAGCCTAGGACAGGGAAATGGTACTGCAAATTATGCCGCTCGATCTATGGATGGGTTGTGTTTTGCTAGAGAAAGTTATGGAATGAAAATAGAAGCTTTAGATATCAGCAAAATATTAGATAAAATTGAATTACAAGCTTGGCATAATTATGTAAATCATATTATGGCTGACACTGTGTCTCGTAATACAGAATTATCTACTGAAAAATGTTGTGGGTTTAGTGGTAATATTAATAATAATGTTGATCGATTAATATGGGGTGCACGAGGTATTGCTGTATCTCAGTGGGATAATATCAAATGTCATAGTGGCGCAGATGTTCAAATTAATACACATAGAGAACATATGGAATCTAATTCTAATTGGAAAACGGACATTGTCTCTCGAGACACGGGTATATTTACCGAATTGATCGTGGATTCATTGTCAAACAGAAGATTTGTGGGAGGGACACGACTGGAATATAGTGTAATTAATTTTAATAATTGTTCTAAATATAAACGACATGGTATAGTATATCCTGCTGGGTTTATACGCTATGAGGATAATATCAATCCGTTGTTGTCATATTATATTGGTGTAGGAACAAGTTTTCGTTTGCCTGATTATTGGGAGCTATTTTATACTAAATCCGGTGAAAACATTAATATAGATGATATTTTAAAATTAAAACCTGAAAAAACTGTTCAGATAGATATAGGAGCGTGTTTTCAACATCTACAAATAAATGGATGGATATCATCTTATGCTGGATATGTTAAAGATTTTATCGTATGTGATTATCGCAACGATGATACCATACAAGATAGTATTAGTTACGCGGAGAACATTCATGCTAAAATATGCGGAACTGAAGTAGGATTAAATTATCAATTTAATGAGCATTGGCACACTGCAACTAATATATCATGGGTTTGGGGCATGAATATTGATGATGGCTGCACTTTATTTAGAACTCCTCCATTGGAGGGAAGAGTTACATGTCAATGGATACGAGGAAGTTACAGTATAGCTGCTAAGTGGAGATTGGCGTTGGCGCAATCTGTTAATAGTTCGTTGATGTCACCGGGGTCTTTTGTTTCTAGAAACATGTTGCCTCATACAGGTGTAAATTGTAATACTTCAGGATTTGGAATATTATCCATGAATTTTGCATGGAAAAGCTCTCAATTTTATAAATTTAGCATTGGTGTAGACAATTTACTAAATCATAATTATAGAGAATATTTGAATTCGTGTGTTCATAAACGACTTGGATATCCTTCTGGTACTCTGATTTATGAACCAGGGCGTACCTGGTGGATTAGATTAGGTATGGAGTTATAA
- a CDS encoding winged helix-turn-helix domain-containing protein, with protein sequence MKYVIQSTIIFDTTEYTLTLLTDSNTSVKLSNSAGRVLEELIKRHNIDICAPVTREHLFSIVWRAYGLEPSNGNLNQQISLIRKTLTSFGLDSSSIITIPKRGLKLNNQLIIEKIHEDRSCISSPLHKTTDQNNNLLSSSILLNIKAHIKYMITLTIMVVILLSIGFVYLYTKKDHIKLYCCKEINSCNICAFHSELGFECNDCIMQCTEIT encoded by the coding sequence ATGAAATATGTCATTCAATCGACTATAATATTTGACACTACAGAGTATACTCTGACATTATTAACTGATTCCAATACATCAGTAAAATTATCTAATTCTGCTGGACGGGTATTAGAAGAGCTTATTAAACGACACAATATTGATATTTGTGCGCCAGTCACTCGAGAACACTTGTTTTCAATCGTTTGGAGAGCTTATGGACTGGAACCATCTAACGGCAACTTAAATCAACAAATTAGTTTGATACGAAAAACTTTAACTTCTTTTGGATTAGATTCTTCATCCATTATAACTATTCCTAAGCGAGGGCTAAAGCTAAACAATCAACTGATTATAGAAAAAATACACGAAGATCGATCATGCATATCTTCCCCTCTACATAAAACCACAGATCAAAACAATAATTTATTATCATCTTCTATTTTACTAAATATCAAAGCTCATATAAAATATATGATTACTCTGACGATAATGGTCGTAATATTACTCAGTATTGGTTTTGTGTACTTATACACTAAAAAAGATCATATTAAACTATATTGCTGCAAAGAAATAAACTCATGTAATATTTGCGCTTTCCATTCAGAATTGGGATTTGAATGCAATGACTGCATTATGCAGTGCACCGAAATTACATAA
- a CDS encoding transglycosylase SLT domain-containing protein: MKMYIIHLVVILFLTACAQKNIEKNTAWTLYTNSKYKIIYFPKRIAPSMYNDYIHYCAMNYGVDASLVKAIIQVESNYNPTVISKSNAVGLMQLKADTAGRDAYRLKGWRGEPSIHELKNAAVNIDLGTAYLSILQKQLEGIIDVKTRRYAIIVAYVNGLSALLKTFSIDRNYAIEKINKLNPEQFYQHIQSHHPSKQAQRYLFKVNSIYVTQN, encoded by the coding sequence ATGAAGATGTACATAATACATTTAGTTGTAATTTTGTTTCTAACAGCTTGTGCTCAAAAAAATATTGAAAAAAATACTGCATGGACATTATATACTAATTCAAAGTACAAGATAATTTATTTTCCTAAACGAATTGCACCGTCTATGTATAATGATTATATTCATTATTGTGCTATGAATTATGGAGTAGATGCATCTTTAGTGAAAGCCATTATTCAAGTAGAATCTAATTATAATCCTACTGTAATCAGTAAATCTAATGCTGTTGGGTTAATGCAGCTTAAAGCGGATACTGCAGGAAGAGATGCTTATCGTTTGAAAGGATGGAGAGGAGAACCTAGTATTCATGAATTAAAAAATGCTGCTGTTAACATTGATCTTGGTACTGCTTATTTGTCTATATTACAAAAACAATTAGAGGGAATTATTGATGTGAAAACTAGACGTTATGCCATAATTGTTGCTTATGTGAATGGTTTAAGTGCCTTGTTGAAAACATTTTCTATTGATCGTAATTATGCTATTGAAAAAATAAACAAACTTAATCCGGAACAATTTTACCAACATATACAATCTCATCATCCATCTAAGCAAGCGCAACGCTATTTATTTAAAGTTAATTCTATTTATGTTACACAAAATTAA
- the mntR gene encoding manganese-binding transcriptional regulator MntR, translating to MTKNDIEVLSSNLACFKKKTDNLQGFIQVRAAHRRELIDDYIELIADLIRECGEARQVDLALRLGVTQPTVAKMLKKLIASSLIKHKRYHGVSLTEQGRQLANENHIRHKIVKTFLIDLGINKKIAQRDAEGIEHHVSNETLLAFIQFSKRFNK from the coding sequence ATGACTAAAAATGATATAGAAGTATTGTCCAGTAATTTAGCGTGTTTTAAAAAAAAAACAGATAATTTACAAGGATTTATCCAGGTTAGAGCAGCACATCGACGTGAGCTTATTGATGATTATATTGAATTAATTGCAGATTTAATTCGAGAATGCGGGGAAGCACGTCAGGTAGATTTAGCATTAAGACTTGGAGTAACGCAACCAACAGTAGCAAAAATGTTAAAAAAGTTGATTGCCTCTTCATTAATTAAGCATAAACGTTATCATGGAGTGTCGTTGACAGAACAAGGGAGGCAATTGGCTAATGAAAATCATATACGACATAAAATTGTAAAAACTTTTTTAATAGATTTAGGTATCAATAAAAAAATTGCTCAAAGAGATGCAGAAGGCATTGAGCATCATGTTAGTAATGAAACATTATTGGCATTTATTCAATTTTCTAAGCGCTTCAATAAATAA